A section of the Pedobacter sp. HDW13 genome encodes:
- a CDS encoding sodium/sugar symporter, whose translation MKVTDYIIFLAYFAIVAIYGFWIYHRKKQTQMSSKDYFLAEGSLTWWAIGTSLIASNISAEQFVAMSGDGFKMGLAISTYEWMAAATLVIVATFFIPVYLKNKIYTMPQFLSQRYNGTVAMIMAVFWLLLYVVVNLTSILYLGALAVSSISGIGFWYCMMGLAIFAVIIALGGMKVIGYTDVIQVAFLIFGGLATTYLALNLVSDHFGGNGVLDGLAFLREKAPDHFHMIFKKDSANYASLPGMTVLLGGMWIVNLNYWGCNQYITQRALGADLKTARAGILFAAFLKLLMPLIVVLPGIAVYMLYQEKTGIDVNSMMPGGELRPDRAYPTLLNILPTGLKGLSFAALTAAIVASLAGKINSISTIFTLDIFKKHINTEASERKLVRTGRTVVIVAMAIAIAISPFLGIDKKGGFEFIQEYTGFVSPGIFAMFILGFFWKKTTSNAALFATIGGFGLSVLLKFLPGMMDLSFLHDFGFSVANADGIYEIPFLDRMGFVFVICIVVMYAISMFENSKGDKSHGLEVDTSMFKVHPSFAVGSLLVCGILVALYSIFW comes from the coding sequence ATGAAAGTAACAGATTACATTATTTTTCTAGCCTACTTTGCCATTGTAGCAATTTATGGTTTTTGGATTTACCATCGTAAGAAGCAAACGCAGATGAGCAGTAAGGATTATTTCCTTGCAGAAGGTTCACTTACCTGGTGGGCAATTGGTACATCGTTAATTGCTTCGAACATTAGTGCTGAGCAATTTGTAGCAATGAGTGGTGACGGATTTAAAATGGGATTAGCTATTTCTACTTACGAATGGATGGCAGCTGCAACATTGGTAATTGTTGCTACATTTTTTATTCCGGTATATCTTAAAAACAAGATATACACCATGCCACAATTTCTAAGTCAACGTTACAATGGTACTGTTGCAATGATTATGGCAGTGTTTTGGTTGTTATTGTATGTTGTCGTTAACTTAACCTCAATCTTATATTTAGGTGCATTAGCTGTAAGCAGTATTTCGGGTATTGGATTCTGGTATTGTATGATGGGCTTAGCCATTTTTGCTGTAATTATAGCATTAGGTGGTATGAAAGTAATTGGTTATACAGATGTAATCCAGGTAGCATTCTTAATTTTCGGTGGTTTAGCCACAACTTATCTGGCACTTAATTTAGTGAGTGATCACTTTGGCGGAAACGGAGTATTGGATGGTTTAGCCTTCTTAAGAGAAAAAGCGCCCGACCATTTCCACATGATATTTAAGAAAGACAGTGCCAATTATGCTTCCTTGCCGGGTATGACTGTACTACTTGGAGGGATGTGGATTGTAAACTTAAACTATTGGGGCTGTAACCAGTATATCACCCAACGTGCATTAGGTGCTGATTTAAAAACTGCAAGAGCAGGTATTTTATTTGCTGCCTTTTTAAAGCTTTTAATGCCGTTAATCGTGGTTTTACCGGGTATCGCTGTTTACATGTTGTATCAGGAAAAAACAGGTATTGATGTAAACTCAATGATGCCGGGTGGCGAGCTTCGTCCGGACAGGGCTTACCCTACTTTATTGAATATCTTACCAACAGGATTAAAAGGTTTATCTTTTGCGGCCTTAACTGCTGCAATTGTGGCCTCGTTAGCGGGTAAAATCAATAGTATCTCTACCATTTTCACTTTAGATATCTTTAAAAAACACATTAATACAGAAGCCAGCGAGCGTAAACTTGTAAGAACCGGCCGCACTGTAGTAATTGTTGCAATGGCTATCGCAATCGCCATTTCACCTTTCTTAGGTATCGATAAAAAAGGTGGTTTCGAATTTATTCAGGAATACACTGGTTTTGTAAGTCCGGGTATTTTCGCCATGTTTATTTTGGGTTTCTTCTGGAAAAAAACAACTTCAAATGCAGCTTTATTTGCTACAATTGGTGGTTTTGGTTTATCAGTATTGTTAAAATTCTTACCAGGAATGATGGATTTATCTTTCCTACACGATTTCGGATTCTCGGTAGCCAACGCAGATGGAATTTACGAAATACCTTTCTTAGATAGAATGGGTTTTGTATTTGTAATTTGTATCGTTGTGATGTATGCCATTAGTATGTTCGAAAACAGCAAAGGCGATAAATCACATGGTTTAGAAGTAGATACAAGTATGTTCAAAGTTCATCCATCATTTGCAGTTGGATCGCTGTTAGTGTGCGGAATTTTAGTTGCACTTTACTCTATTTTCTGGTAA
- a CDS encoding DNA-3-methyladenine glycosylase I, with protein MTQDSGLKTLDSIIRCSWAGSDPLYIKYHDEEWGKPVYDDKTLFEFLILEGAQAGLSWITILRRRENYRKAFAGFEVEKVAAFTEKDVERLMNNEGIIRNRLKVNGAITNSRLFIEIQKEFGSFSKYMWNFVPDGKPILNSIEKMSDVPPRTELSDRISKDMKKRGFKFFGTTICYAHMQATGMVNDHLLNCCAR; from the coding sequence ATGACTCAAGACTCTGGACTTAAGACTCTGGATTCAATAATACGCTGCAGCTGGGCCGGTTCCGATCCACTGTACATTAAATACCATGATGAAGAGTGGGGTAAACCTGTTTACGACGACAAGACTCTATTTGAGTTTCTGATACTGGAAGGCGCACAGGCGGGTTTAAGCTGGATTACCATCCTTCGCAGGCGCGAAAATTACCGCAAGGCTTTTGCCGGTTTTGAGGTAGAAAAAGTTGCTGCTTTTACTGAAAAAGATGTAGAAAGGTTGATGAATAACGAAGGCATTATCCGAAATCGCTTAAAAGTGAACGGGGCCATAACCAATTCCAGGTTGTTTATCGAAATCCAGAAAGAATTTGGTAGTTTTTCTAAATACATGTGGAATTTTGTGCCAGATGGAAAACCGATTTTAAATTCCATCGAAAAAATGAGCGATGTACCTCCGCGTACTGAATTGTCTGACCGTATTAGCAAAGACATGAAAAAGCGTGGGTTTAAATTTTTCGGTACGACCATTTGTTATGCACACATGCAGGCAACCGGAATGGTTAACGATCATTTGTTAAACTGCTGTGCCAGGTAA
- a CDS encoding superoxide dismutase, whose protein sequence is MAFELPALHYATDALEPHIDKTTMEIHHDKHHQAYVTNLNKALEGKPEATAKIEDVVKNISKFPAAVRNNGGGHYNHSLFWNILGPNKGGEPTGDLAKAINETFGSFAELKTKLQEAGATRFGSGWAWLSVSADKKLQVSSTPNQDNPLMDIAEVKGTPILGIDVWEHAYYLKYQNKRPDYLAAIWNVINWDAVAELYKKAL, encoded by the coding sequence ATGGCTTTTGAATTACCTGCGTTACACTACGCAACCGATGCATTAGAACCGCATATTGATAAAACTACCATGGAAATCCACCATGATAAACACCACCAGGCTTATGTTACCAACCTAAACAAAGCATTAGAAGGTAAACCTGAGGCAACTGCTAAAATCGAAGACGTTGTAAAAAATATTTCAAAATTCCCTGCTGCTGTTAGAAATAATGGTGGTGGCCACTATAACCACTCTTTATTCTGGAACATTTTAGGTCCAAATAAAGGTGGCGAGCCAACTGGCGATTTAGCTAAAGCTATTAACGAAACTTTTGGTTCGTTTGCTGAGCTTAAAACTAAATTACAGGAAGCTGGTGCAACCCGTTTTGGTTCAGGTTGGGCATGGTTATCAGTAAGTGCTGATAAAAAACTTCAGGTTTCTTCTACTCCAAACCAGGATAATCCTTTAATGGATATCGCTGAAGTAAAAGGTACCCCGATTTTGGGTATCGATGTTTGGGAACACGCCTACTACTTAAAATATCAAAACAAACGTCCTGATTACTTAGCGGCAATCTGGAACGTGATTAACTGGGATGCAGTTGCTGAGCTTTACAAAAAAGCATTGTAA
- a CDS encoding xylulokinase, producing MYLLGIDLGTSSIKVALVEVATQKKVVTAQYPEEETPIKSLKPGWAEQSPNEWWQNVQQAILKLNATGLFNPKDISAIGIAYQMHGLVVVDKDQQVLRDSIIWCDSRAVELGNQAFEAIGQEKSLKHLLNSPGNFTASKLAWVKANEPDVYTKIDKIMLPGDYIAMKLTGVITTSISALSEGIFWDFEQHEISKDVMNYYGLSNNLIPEVKPLFSSHGLLKEDIAKHLGLTTGIPVAYKSGDQPNNALSLNVLKPGEVAATAGTSGVIYGVSNDLTCDQQSRVNTFAHVTYTEAQKHTGVLLCINGTGSMYRWAKHTFAPNSTYAALNNLAASAPIGSNGLKVLAFGNGAERMLNNQYTGAQLLCIDLNTHTQADIFRAVQEGIAFSFRYGLDIMRENGMRPQVIRAGKANLFLSDVFAQTFVDVTGIPVELYENDGSVGAALGAGIGAGIFSSAEEAFKQHEAIKTLTPQNSEVYEPIYQDWKTILIEQLVMS from the coding sequence ATGTATTTATTAGGGATTGATTTAGGAACTTCATCTATTAAAGTTGCACTTGTAGAAGTTGCAACGCAAAAAAAAGTGGTTACAGCACAATATCCGGAAGAAGAAACTCCAATCAAATCATTAAAACCGGGCTGGGCAGAACAATCGCCAAACGAGTGGTGGCAAAATGTACAGCAAGCCATTTTAAAATTGAATGCAACCGGCCTGTTTAATCCTAAAGATATCAGTGCTATAGGCATTGCCTACCAGATGCATGGTTTAGTTGTGGTAGATAAAGATCAGCAGGTATTGCGCGATAGCATTATTTGGTGCGATAGCAGGGCAGTTGAACTGGGCAACCAGGCTTTTGAAGCTATTGGCCAGGAGAAATCGTTAAAGCACCTGCTCAATTCACCGGGTAATTTCACAGCTTCTAAGCTGGCCTGGGTAAAAGCAAATGAGCCGGATGTTTACACTAAGATCGACAAAATTATGCTCCCTGGCGATTATATTGCCATGAAATTAACCGGAGTCATTACCACCAGTATCTCGGCACTTTCTGAAGGTATTTTCTGGGATTTTGAACAGCATGAAATCTCGAAAGACGTAATGAACTATTACGGCCTCAGCAATAACCTGATTCCTGAAGTAAAACCATTGTTCTCCAGCCACGGACTTTTAAAAGAAGATATTGCTAAGCACCTTGGTTTAACAACAGGCATTCCGGTGGCTTACAAATCGGGCGACCAGCCCAATAACGCACTTTCTTTAAATGTGTTAAAGCCTGGTGAAGTAGCTGCTACCGCCGGAACATCTGGTGTTATTTACGGCGTAAGCAACGACCTGACCTGCGATCAACAATCGAGAGTAAACACTTTTGCGCATGTAACTTACACCGAAGCACAAAAGCACACTGGCGTTTTGCTTTGCATTAACGGCACCGGCAGCATGTACAGGTGGGCAAAACATACTTTCGCTCCAAATTCAACCTATGCGGCATTAAACAACTTAGCAGCAAGCGCACCAATTGGCAGCAACGGCTTAAAAGTACTTGCCTTTGGCAACGGCGCCGAACGCATGTTAAACAATCAGTATACTGGCGCACAACTATTGTGTATCGATTTAAACACCCATACACAAGCCGATATTTTCAGAGCTGTGCAGGAAGGCATTGCCTTTTCATTCCGATATGGATTAGATATTATGAGGGAAAACGGCATGAGGCCGCAGGTAATAAGGGCAGGTAAGGCCAACCTATTTTTAAGTGATGTTTTTGCCCAAACCTTTGTCGATGTAACAGGCATCCCGGTAGAACTTTATGAAAACGATGGCAGTGTTGGTGCAGCCTTAGGGGCAGGCATTGGAGCTGGGATTTTCAGTAGCGCAGAAGAAGCTTTTAAACAACATGAGGCTATTAAAACATTAACACCTCAAAACAGTGAAGTATACGAACCAATTTATCAGGATTGGAAAACCATATTAATAGAACAATTAGTAATGAGTTAA
- a CDS encoding tRNA-binding protein, producing MQEISWDDFEKVELRVGTILEAFEFPEARRPAYKVKVDFGEFGIKMSSAQITKHYTLAELPGKQIVAVTNFPKKQIGKFMSEFLVTGFADESGDIVLTAVERKVPNGSKLI from the coding sequence ATGCAAGAGATTAGCTGGGATGATTTCGAAAAAGTTGAATTAAGGGTTGGTACTATTTTAGAAGCCTTCGAATTTCCCGAGGCCCGAAGGCCTGCTTATAAAGTTAAGGTCGATTTTGGTGAATTTGGAATAAAAATGAGCAGTGCTCAAATAACCAAACATTATACATTAGCTGAATTGCCTGGTAAACAGATTGTGGCGGTGACTAATTTTCCTAAAAAACAGATTGGTAAATTTATGTCAGAATTTTTGGTAACTGGCTTTGCCGACGAGAGCGGAGATATTGTACTCACAGCCGTTGAGCGTAAAGTACCTAACGGAAGTAAGCTGATTTAA
- a CDS encoding MBL fold metallo-hydrolase: MITVKTLTFNAYSENTYVLYDESGECVIIDPGMYEGYEQNELVSFIKENNLKPVLLLNTHCHLDHVFGNKFVFDTYGLRPQFNIGELPILQAVPGYAPQMGFSHYELSPEPDTFLPETGTISFGNSTLSLIFAPGHSPAHLCFYSASDHILIGGDVLFYGSIGRTDLPGGNHQQLIQNITDKLFVLPDETKVYPGHGPATSIGFEKQHNPFF, translated from the coding sequence ATGATTACAGTAAAAACATTAACTTTTAATGCGTATAGTGAAAATACGTACGTTTTATATGATGAGAGCGGAGAATGTGTAATTATCGATCCGGGAATGTACGAAGGCTACGAGCAGAACGAACTGGTTTCATTTATTAAAGAAAATAACCTTAAACCTGTTTTGTTGCTCAACACGCATTGCCATTTAGACCATGTTTTTGGTAATAAATTTGTGTTCGATACCTATGGTTTAAGGCCGCAGTTTAACATAGGCGAATTGCCAATATTACAGGCCGTACCCGGCTATGCGCCGCAAATGGGCTTTAGCCATTACGAGCTTTCGCCAGAGCCTGATACGTTTCTGCCCGAAACCGGAACAATCAGTTTTGGAAACAGTACACTAAGTTTAATTTTCGCACCAGGCCATTCGCCTGCCCATTTATGCTTTTATAGTGCGTCAGACCATATTTTAATAGGTGGTGATGTGCTTTTTTATGGCAGTATTGGCCGAACCGATTTACCGGGCGGTAACCATCAGCAATTAATTCAAAACATTACCGATAAACTATTTGTCTTACCTGATGAAACCAAAGTTTACCCCGGCCACGGACCGGCAACCAGCATAGGTTTTGAAAAGCAGCATAATCCATTTTTTTGA
- a CDS encoding ABC transporter permease — protein sequence MNTSFYIAKRYLFAKKSTNAINLISGISMVGVMVGSAALIIILSVFNGLETVVLSMFDTITPQIAITPAKGKTFDPNTTYFNQLRQNKAVYTFTEVLQENALLKYNNKQAVGMVKGVSFDYLKNNKLDSTIKEGRFVLHNSSGASAVIGSALQSYLAVNTVDPFTELEIYSPKKDISVNNINPADDFVAKSIRVSGVFEVQQDFDNGIIVPLDFARELLGEDKKVSAIEINLQPGTDVDRFQNEVIERTGKDYEVRNQAEQNKSLYHILNTEKWAVYIILTFILIIAIFNIIGSLTMLVIDKVKDVAILSSLGAGKKLIKRIFLFEGMMITMSGCVLGLIIGVIFYYFQHTYGFIKMGEDEHKTLVSAYPIGLKWKDFVLVFVTVGIFSFLASALSSNLSVKKIDQINQTI from the coding sequence GTGAACACATCTTTCTATATCGCCAAAAGGTATCTTTTTGCCAAAAAATCTACCAATGCCATCAACCTGATTTCGGGTATATCGATGGTAGGCGTAATGGTAGGTAGTGCCGCGTTAATTATCATTTTGTCGGTTTTTAATGGTTTAGAGACAGTAGTGTTGAGTATGTTCGATACCATTACCCCTCAAATTGCCATTACACCGGCTAAAGGAAAGACGTTTGACCCCAATACTACCTATTTTAACCAGTTGAGGCAAAATAAGGCAGTTTATACTTTTACAGAGGTGCTACAGGAAAATGCCTTGTTAAAATACAACAATAAGCAGGCTGTGGGCATGGTTAAGGGAGTTAGCTTCGATTACTTAAAAAACAACAAACTCGATAGTACGATAAAAGAAGGCCGTTTTGTTTTGCACAATAGCAGTGGAGCCAGCGCAGTAATTGGCTCGGCTTTACAGAGCTATCTGGCCGTTAATACTGTTGATCCCTTTACCGAACTGGAAATTTATTCGCCCAAAAAGGATATTTCGGTGAACAATATCAATCCAGCCGACGATTTTGTAGCAAAAAGTATCCGGGTAAGCGGGGTTTTTGAAGTGCAGCAGGATTTTGATAATGGCATTATTGTTCCGCTCGATTTTGCCCGTGAGTTGCTTGGCGAAGATAAAAAAGTGTCGGCTATTGAGATCAATCTGCAGCCGGGCACGGATGTAGACCGCTTTCAAAATGAAGTGATTGAAAGGACCGGAAAGGATTATGAGGTGAGGAATCAGGCAGAGCAGAATAAATCGCTCTACCACATTCTAAACACCGAAAAATGGGCAGTATATATTATTCTTACTTTTATCCTGATTATTGCTATATTTAATATCATAGGCTCGTTAACCATGTTGGTGATTGATAAGGTAAAAGATGTGGCAATTTTGAGTAGCCTGGGTGCCGGAAAAAAGTTAATAAAACGTATATTTTTATTCGAAGGGATGATGATTACCATGTCGGGCTGCGTGCTTGGCTTAATAATCGGAGTTATTTTCTACTATTTCCAACATACTTATGGCTTTATAAAGATGGGTGAAGATGAGCATAAAACCCTGGTAAGTGCTTATCCAATAGGGTTGAAATGGAAAGATTTTGTTTTAGTTTTTGTTACTGTAGGCATCTTCTCATTTTTGGCATCTGCTTTGTCATCCAATTTAAGTGTTAAAAAGATCGATCAAATAAATCAAACCATATAA
- the gldD gene encoding gliding motility lipoprotein GldD: protein MKLKLLIFLPFALLLCITACQNQDYSPKPKSYFRIYYPARAYQKFASDAPFTFDYPVYAKIEAYTGRDAQPFWYNLHFPQFNGYIHLTYHGVAGKPEYDRLLEYTRELAFKHTIKASAIDQKLINYPDHKVYGIYYAIEGNTASSVQFFLTDSAKHYFRGALYFNERPQYDSIAPVINFIKKDIDKLISTFRWKN from the coding sequence ATGAAACTAAAACTGCTGATTTTTTTACCCTTTGCACTGCTTTTATGCATAACAGCCTGCCAAAATCAAGATTATAGTCCGAAACCTAAAAGTTATTTTCGAATTTATTATCCTGCAAGGGCATATCAAAAATTTGCATCAGATGCACCATTTACCTTTGACTACCCGGTTTATGCTAAAATTGAAGCCTACACCGGGAGAGATGCGCAGCCTTTTTGGTATAATTTGCATTTTCCTCAATTTAACGGATACATTCACCTCACCTATCATGGAGTAGCCGGAAAACCAGAATACGACAGGCTTTTAGAATATACCCGTGAGCTCGCCTTTAAACACACCATCAAAGCAAGTGCAATAGACCAGAAGCTCATCAACTATCCCGATCATAAGGTATATGGAATTTATTATGCCATTGAAGGAAATACCGCCTCATCGGTTCAGTTTTTTTTAACCGATAGTGCAAAACATTATTTCAGAGGGGCATTATATTTCAACGAACGTCCGCAGTACGACTCGATTGCGCCCGTAATCAATTTCATTAAAAAAGATATTGATAAACTTATTTCCACCTTTAGATGGAAAAACTAA
- the xylA gene encoding xylose isomerase: MTRVVTGVKEFFKGIDQIQFEGLESDNPLAFRWYDANKIVAGKTMTEHFKFACSYWHSFNGNGADPFGGATHIFPWDEKKDAVERAKDKMDAAFEFITKMQIPYYCFHDVDVVDYGDDIAENERRLEALVAYAKQKQAESGVKLLWGTANLFSHKRYMNGASTNPDFHVLAHGAAQVKAALDATIALGGENYVFWGGREGYMSLLNTNMKREQEHLARFLHTAKDYARKQGFKGTFFIEPKPCEPSKHQYDYDAATVRGFLQQYDLLNDFKLNLEVNHATLAGHTFQHELQVAVDTGLLGSIDANRGDYQNGWDTDQFPNDINELTEAMLIILEGGGLQGGGVNFDAKIRRNSTDPKDLFYAHVGGMDIFARALITADAILQKSDYKKTRTDRYASFDSGKGAEFEQGKLSLEDLRNYAAENGEPEVRSGKQEYLENLINRYI; this comes from the coding sequence ATGACAAGAGTAGTAACAGGAGTGAAAGAATTTTTCAAAGGTATTGATCAGATTCAATTCGAGGGCTTAGAAAGCGACAACCCATTAGCGTTTAGATGGTATGATGCCAATAAAATAGTGGCGGGAAAAACCATGACAGAGCATTTTAAATTTGCCTGTTCATACTGGCATTCATTTAATGGCAACGGTGCCGATCCATTTGGTGGTGCAACACATATTTTTCCCTGGGATGAAAAGAAAGATGCTGTAGAAAGGGCAAAAGACAAAATGGATGCTGCTTTTGAATTTATTACCAAAATGCAGATTCCTTATTATTGTTTCCACGATGTGGATGTAGTAGACTATGGTGATGACATTGCAGAAAACGAACGCAGGCTTGAAGCGCTGGTGGCCTATGCCAAACAAAAACAAGCCGAAAGTGGCGTGAAGTTACTTTGGGGAACCGCCAATTTGTTCAGCCATAAACGCTATATGAACGGTGCCTCTACCAATCCAGATTTCCACGTACTGGCACACGGCGCAGCGCAGGTTAAAGCCGCCCTTGACGCAACAATTGCCCTTGGAGGTGAAAACTATGTATTTTGGGGAGGGAGAGAGGGTTACATGAGCCTGTTAAACACAAATATGAAACGCGAACAGGAGCATTTGGCAAGGTTTTTACATACTGCCAAAGATTATGCCCGTAAACAAGGTTTTAAAGGTACATTCTTTATCGAGCCTAAGCCATGTGAGCCATCTAAACACCAGTATGATTATGATGCGGCTACAGTTAGGGGCTTTTTGCAGCAATACGATTTATTAAACGACTTTAAATTAAACCTGGAGGTTAACCATGCGACTTTGGCAGGCCATACTTTCCAGCACGAACTACAGGTTGCGGTAGATACCGGCTTACTAGGTTCAATCGATGCCAACCGTGGCGATTACCAAAACGGCTGGGATACCGATCAGTTCCCGAACGACATTAATGAACTGACCGAAGCGATGCTGATCATTTTAGAAGGCGGCGGCCTGCAAGGTGGTGGTGTAAACTTCGATGCTAAAATCCGTCGTAACTCTACCGATCCAAAAGATTTATTTTACGCACATGTAGGTGGTATGGATATTTTTGCCCGAGCACTGATAACCGCCGATGCTATTTTACAGAAATCGGACTACAAAAAAACAAGGACCGACCGTTATGCTTCGTTCGATAGTGGCAAAGGAGCAGAGTTTGAGCAGGGTAAACTAAGTTTAGAAGATTTAAGAAATTACGCAGCAGAAAACGGCGAGCCGGAAGTACGCAGCGGTAAACAAGAGTATCTGGAAAATTTAATTAACAGGTACATCTAA
- a CDS encoding carboxymuconolactone decarboxylase family protein, with amino-acid sequence MGKLVEEFNGYREKMNDRIMETANTNIKRFFALDTTSYADGALDVKTKEMLGLVASMVLRCDDCIKYHLGKCFDAGVNNDEMNEIFMIANLVGGSIVIPHYRRAVEYWDELSSELGV; translated from the coding sequence ATGGGAAAGTTAGTAGAAGAATTTAATGGCTATCGCGAAAAAATGAACGATAGGATTATGGAAACCGCAAATACCAACATTAAACGGTTCTTTGCACTCGATACCACTTCCTATGCTGATGGTGCGCTGGATGTGAAAACCAAAGAAATGCTGGGCCTGGTAGCTTCGATGGTGCTGCGTTGCGATGATTGTATCAAATATCATCTCGGAAAATGTTTCGACGCTGGCGTTAACAACGACGAAATGAACGAAATTTTCATGATCGCTAATTTGGTAGGAGGAAGTATTGTAATTCCGCATTATAGAAGAGCTGTGGAGTATTGGGATGAGCTGAGTTCGGAGCTGGGAGTTTAA
- a CDS encoding nucleoside deaminase: MSFYNFEDTNPEAEDIHYMKLALEEAKKALAEDEIPIGAIVVSKNRIIGRGYNLTERFNDVTAHAEMQAFTSAAQTIGGKYLRDCTLYVTIEPCVMCAGASYWTQVGRIVYGAREEKRGFISKGASLLHPKTVLKGGVMAEECAALMKGFFVKKR, translated from the coding sequence ATGAGTTTTTATAATTTCGAAGATACCAATCCTGAAGCGGAAGATATTCATTACATGAAGCTGGCGCTCGAAGAAGCTAAAAAAGCTTTGGCCGAAGATGAGATTCCGATTGGGGCGATAGTGGTAAGTAAAAACAGGATTATTGGTCGTGGTTATAATTTAACCGAGCGCTTTAACGATGTAACTGCCCATGCCGAAATGCAGGCTTTTACCTCTGCAGCACAAACCATTGGTGGCAAATATTTAAGAGACTGTACTTTATATGTAACCATCGAGCCTTGTGTAATGTGTGCTGGCGCAAGTTACTGGACACAGGTTGGCCGCATTGTTTACGGCGCCAGGGAAGAAAAAAGAGGCTTTATTTCAAAAGGCGCAAGTTTACTTCATCCTAAAACGGTATTGAAAGGCGGCGTAATGGCAGAGGAATGTGCGGCATTGATGAAGGGGTTCTTCGTCAAAAAGAGATAG
- a CDS encoding hydrogen peroxide-inducible genes activator encodes MTLVQLEYVVAVDTYRSFVTAADKCFVTQPTLSMQVQKLEELLNVKIFDRSKQPVSPTEIGVQIIAQARIVLQESGKIKELISSQQQDVLGELKIGVIPTIAPYLLPEVISAMLEKYPELKLLIWEYTTEDIIHHLKTGVLDCGILATPLTDANITETPLYYENFVSYISKNSKLYKKKAVDAEDLNDENIWLLNEGHCMRNQVLNICRSTKNNRLQGLEYNTGSVETLVRMVDLNGGATLLPELAIAELNAKQTSKIRHFKSPEPVREISLVTHKNFIKKRMLNALKDEILEIIPKAMKQKKKKDIVGI; translated from the coding sequence ATGACTTTAGTTCAGCTTGAATATGTTGTTGCAGTAGATACTTACAGAAGTTTTGTTACCGCTGCCGATAAATGCTTTGTAACCCAACCCACACTTAGCATGCAGGTACAAAAGCTTGAGGAATTATTAAATGTTAAAATTTTTGACAGGAGCAAACAGCCCGTAAGTCCGACCGAAATTGGTGTTCAAATTATTGCGCAAGCCAGAATTGTATTACAGGAAAGCGGCAAAATAAAAGAGCTAATCAGCAGTCAGCAGCAGGATGTTTTAGGAGAACTAAAGATCGGCGTTATCCCAACCATTGCACCTTACTTATTGCCCGAGGTTATTTCAGCAATGCTCGAAAAATACCCCGAACTAAAATTACTAATTTGGGAATATACCACCGAAGATATTATCCATCACCTTAAAACGGGTGTATTGGATTGTGGCATTTTGGCTACACCATTAACAGACGCCAACATTACCGAAACACCGTTGTACTACGAAAATTTTGTAAGCTACATTAGTAAAAACAGCAAACTTTATAAAAAGAAAGCTGTAGATGCAGAGGATCTAAACGACGAAAATATCTGGCTGTTAAACGAAGGGCATTGTATGCGCAACCAGGTATTGAACATTTGCCGTTCTACTAAAAATAACAGGCTGCAAGGACTTGAATACAATACGGGTAGTGTAGAAACCCTGGTTAGAATGGTTGATTTAAATGGTGGAGCAACTTTACTCCCCGAATTAGCTATTGCTGAACTTAATGCAAAACAAACAAGTAAAATACGTCACTTCAAATCGCCTGAACCGGTACGTGAAATCAGTTTGGTAACGCATAAAAACTTCATTAAAAAGCGGATGCTGAATGCTTTAAAAGATGAGATTTTGGAAATTATCCCTAAGGCGATGAAGCAAAAAAAGAAAAAGGATATTGTTGGGATTTAA
- a CDS encoding MGMT family protein codes for MDTNFYEQVYEVVRLIPKGRVTSYGAIAKSLGAAKSSRMVGHAMLYAGTAHPQVPAHRVVNSSGLLTGKFHFKPPELMEELLKKEGVEVKNDKVVNFKKVFWNPLEEINLD; via the coding sequence ATGGATACTAACTTTTACGAACAGGTTTATGAGGTTGTAAGGCTCATTCCGAAAGGAAGGGTGACATCCTATGGAGCCATTGCTAAAAGTTTGGGCGCGGCAAAATCGTCGCGGATGGTTGGGCACGCAATGCTTTATGCGGGCACTGCCCATCCACAAGTACCTGCCCACCGGGTTGTAAACAGCAGTGGACTGCTTACAGGAAAATTCCATTTTAAACCGCCCGAATTGATGGAAGAACTGCTAAAAAAAGAAGGGGTTGAAGTTAAGAACGATAAGGTGGTCAACTTTAAAAAGGTATTCTGGAATCCACTGGAGGAAATCAATCTGGATTAA